One genomic window of Bradyrhizobium sp. CCGE-LA001 includes the following:
- a CDS encoding LodA/GoxA family CTQ-dependent oxidase → MAFPDDLTGVAAFKIHPAIGCARLASNKDYYEFFEQEKKREADPQSVKYMSLRDGKHWIMRQAVRFRIFAYDNQGREIGELTGDIMTRLGLRATWTANVANRKLNVWSQGATPAVEAQASATAGESKRLEGDNPWRPGKVWLGDITGDGLFIPPMGGAYRKTADTSIPPYGAHRNDNGILDTTSDGSINVSLAGAGNIPIVPACVIVAPQDHSPDVGPGQIDNLQNKDFVKQTRTLLNIPQNASLTGVGYAMDIAMMKTMNADYNPGMEICLDGGPALRNPASAFFPRGQQYIDDNEIRPSYATAKPGQLTAGLCSAWQTDLSACLNYWTSTYPNHVSFPDTEPETRVLARKQFAAAGPRINNPDWLNANIDMMEIARDVENDINFLHGTERDANDTAGDEPVAPFPVEAVQLPPGA, encoded by the coding sequence ATGGCATTCCCAGACGATCTGACAGGTGTCGCAGCCTTTAAGATTCATCCGGCCATCGGCTGTGCCCGGCTGGCCAGCAACAAGGATTATTACGAGTTCTTCGAGCAAGAGAAAAAGCGGGAGGCCGACCCGCAAAGCGTAAAGTACATGTCGCTGCGTGACGGCAAGCACTGGATCATGCGGCAGGCGGTGAGGTTCAGGATATTCGCGTACGACAACCAGGGCCGCGAGATCGGGGAATTGACGGGCGATATCATGACCAGGCTGGGGCTACGCGCGACCTGGACCGCGAATGTAGCCAATCGGAAGCTCAACGTCTGGTCCCAGGGAGCAACGCCCGCGGTCGAGGCGCAGGCTTCCGCCACCGCTGGTGAGAGCAAGCGCCTTGAGGGCGACAATCCTTGGCGCCCGGGCAAGGTCTGGCTCGGGGACATCACGGGCGATGGCCTGTTCATCCCGCCCATGGGCGGGGCGTACCGAAAGACCGCCGACACCTCTATTCCGCCCTACGGTGCTCATCGGAACGACAATGGCATCCTGGACACCACATCCGATGGCTCGATTAATGTCAGCCTGGCCGGCGCCGGCAACATTCCGATCGTGCCCGCTTGCGTCATCGTCGCCCCGCAGGATCATTCCCCCGACGTGGGCCCGGGCCAGATCGACAATCTACAGAACAAAGATTTCGTGAAGCAGACGAGGACGCTTCTGAACATTCCGCAGAATGCCAGCCTTACCGGGGTCGGCTATGCCATGGACATCGCGATGATGAAAACCATGAATGCCGATTACAACCCGGGCATGGAAATCTGCCTCGACGGAGGACCCGCGTTGCGCAATCCCGCCAGCGCTTTCTTTCCGCGAGGACAGCAGTACATCGACGACAACGAGATTCGGCCGAGCTATGCGACCGCAAAGCCGGGTCAGCTAACCGCGGGACTTTGCTCGGCCTGGCAGACCGATCTAAGCGCCTGCCTGAACTACTGGACGTCGACCTATCCCAATCATGTGTCATTCCCCGATACGGAACCGGAGACACGGGTTCTGGCGCGAAAGCAATTTGCAGCCGCTGGCCCGCGTATCAACAACCCCGATTGGCTCAACGCCAACATTGACATGATGGAAATCGCCCGCGACGTCGAGAATGATATCAACTTCCTGCACGGGACGGAGCGGGACGCCAATGACACCGCCGGCGACGAACCGGTGGCGCCATTCCCGGTGGAAGCCGTGCAGCTGCCGCCGGGAGCGTAG
- a CDS encoding ferritin-like domain-containing protein, which translates to MATNYSPLTINRHLDARLRSIQTAAIQGDAARQELGGLLQQALQLEFATIPTYLSAVFSLTTANTKISELILRAAIEEMLHMTAVANLMNAIGVAPDIVSAVPDYPCQLTILDPPLKLDLRSFSYDLVKDLFMQIETPEDPVHFPMALAAGRPRTIGQFYEGIIEIIDRDTIPGLFDHATRDAYKQREVVPNFRPIAYLSNQDTHAYPLKNDINFRITDKASAVRHLRWVVGQGEGTAPFDPLTAEGIPAHFYRFESIIKQRFLIKDERVKTLGYSFSGGDLPFDEGGVHEFRTNAKTADFEAYPTVRRQMKRFNDYYASMINALQQAFNCPSPEQQPQAKAAYDDAMATMQTMPNQASAIIQNAKQKNVMAGIPFEFTKPPIS; encoded by the coding sequence GGCTGCTGCAGCAAGCCTTACAGCTGGAATTTGCGACGATCCCGACCTATCTGTCGGCAGTTTTCAGCCTGACGACCGCAAATACCAAGATCTCCGAGTTGATCCTGCGGGCGGCCATTGAAGAGATGCTTCATATGACCGCGGTGGCTAATCTCATGAACGCCATTGGCGTCGCGCCCGACATCGTGTCCGCGGTGCCCGACTATCCCTGTCAGCTGACCATTCTTGACCCGCCGCTCAAGCTCGATCTCCGTTCTTTTTCGTATGATCTGGTCAAAGATCTTTTCATGCAGATCGAAACGCCGGAGGATCCAGTCCATTTTCCAATGGCCCTCGCCGCAGGTCGGCCTAGAACGATCGGGCAATTCTATGAGGGCATCATCGAGATCATCGATCGTGACACCATTCCCGGATTGTTCGATCACGCCACGCGCGATGCGTACAAGCAAAGGGAGGTCGTTCCGAATTTCAGGCCGATCGCCTATCTCAGCAACCAGGACACCCACGCCTACCCGCTGAAGAACGACATCAACTTCAGGATCACGGACAAGGCGTCCGCCGTCCGGCATCTGCGCTGGGTCGTCGGTCAGGGCGAGGGGACGGCCCCCTTCGACCCGCTCACCGCCGAAGGCATTCCCGCGCACTTTTACCGGTTCGAGTCGATCATCAAGCAGCGTTTTCTCATCAAGGACGAAAGGGTCAAGACACTCGGATATTCCTTTTCGGGCGGCGATCTGCCGTTTGACGAGGGCGGCGTGCACGAATTCCGTACCAACGCCAAAACCGCGGACTTTGAGGCCTATCCAACCGTCCGCCGGCAGATGAAGCGTTTCAACGATTACTACGCCAGCATGATCAACGCATTGCAGCAGGCCTTCAACTGCCCGTCCCCGGAGCAGCAACCGCAGGCGAAGGCGGCCTATGACGACGCGATGGCGACCATGCAGACCATGCCCAACCAGGCCTCAGCGATCATTCAAAACGCGAAGCAGAAAAATGTAATGGCCGGCATTCCATTCGAGTTCACCAAGCCGCCGATCTCCTGA
- a CDS encoding radical SAM/SPASM domain-containing protein, producing MAIAGPVEEIDRHAHTRPRSAKLHFFESAVGHFALDVESGTIHPLPAAHANVLDATLRLGDPNRAELAALAFGIATPAAMQTGAPASVPVKAISLAVAQTCNLGCTYCYAQQGTFGGAAGSMPPDVARAAIDRLVGEAASGESLTLAFMGGEPLVNRKTLHASTRYAAAAAAARGIRIGFAMTTNATLLNDEDIALFKEYGFILTISLDGLQATHDNLRPYRSGKGSFEQVARNVKALLAAEERRYRVLARVTVTPKNLDLPEIMVGLLDMGFDAIMFSPMLSAPTGEDEMDTADLDQLLAQLIRCGDNFRDTLRQGRILPFSNIITTLQRIHYQQRDQYPCGAGGGYMGVSAKGGLYACHRFVNDEDGLMGDVFTGVDQVRQSNWLDSRHLQKQSPCGTCWARYLCSGSCHYESIKRGRPACDYIRGWLNYCLVLYTELLRTNPESLRRIMTIH from the coding sequence ATGGCGATCGCCGGCCCCGTCGAGGAGATCGATCGCCACGCTCACACGCGGCCGCGCTCGGCAAAGCTCCATTTCTTCGAAAGTGCGGTGGGCCACTTCGCTCTCGACGTCGAGAGCGGAACTATCCATCCGCTGCCCGCGGCGCACGCCAACGTCCTGGACGCAACGTTGCGTCTGGGGGACCCCAATCGCGCCGAGTTGGCGGCTCTCGCATTCGGTATCGCGACCCCGGCGGCGATGCAGACCGGCGCGCCGGCAAGCGTGCCCGTGAAGGCCATATCACTCGCGGTCGCGCAGACGTGCAACCTCGGCTGCACCTATTGCTATGCGCAGCAGGGAACATTCGGCGGAGCGGCAGGCAGTATGCCCCCCGACGTAGCGAGAGCTGCGATCGACCGGCTGGTTGGCGAGGCCGCTTCAGGCGAAAGCCTGACCCTGGCGTTCATGGGCGGAGAGCCGCTGGTCAACCGGAAGACGTTGCACGCTTCGACCCGGTATGCCGCTGCCGCTGCCGCCGCGCGTGGCATCCGGATCGGCTTCGCCATGACGACGAATGCCACCTTGCTAAACGACGAGGACATCGCGCTGTTTAAGGAATACGGCTTCATATTGACGATAAGTCTGGACGGCCTGCAGGCAACGCATGACAACCTGCGTCCGTATCGCTCAGGCAAAGGCAGTTTCGAGCAAGTTGCAAGGAATGTGAAAGCGCTTCTGGCCGCGGAGGAACGGCGCTATCGCGTATTGGCGCGCGTCACCGTGACGCCGAAAAACCTAGATCTCCCCGAGATTATGGTCGGTCTGCTGGACATGGGCTTCGACGCCATCATGTTTTCGCCCATGCTCAGCGCGCCCACCGGCGAGGACGAGATGGACACTGCTGACCTCGATCAATTGCTCGCGCAATTGATCAGGTGTGGCGACAACTTTCGTGACACCTTGCGACAGGGCCGCATCCTGCCGTTCTCGAACATCATCACGACCCTTCAGCGCATCCACTACCAACAGCGGGATCAGTATCCCTGCGGCGCCGGCGGCGGATATATGGGCGTGTCCGCGAAAGGCGGACTGTATGCCTGCCATCGCTTCGTCAATGACGAGGATGGCCTGATGGGCGATGTGTTCACCGGCGTGGATCAGGTCAGGCAGTCCAATTGGCTCGACAGCCGCCACCTTCAGAAGCAATCCCCCTGCGGCACGTGCTGGGCGCGCTACCTCTGCTCTGGAAGCTGCCACTACGAGTCGATCAAGCGCGGGCGGCCGGCCTGCGACTACATTCGCGGGTGGTTGAACTACTGCCTTGTCCTTTACACTGAACTGTTGCGGACCAATCCAGAAAGTTTGAGGCGTATCATGACGATCCATTGA
- the qhpG gene encoding flavin-dependent monooxygenase QhpG encodes MEFVAEHDVVILGAGQAGASAAIRLAQMGLDVGLLERLQFPRGHVGICISDETVALIDYLGLGREFDDAQFWRRHLTAVRWGDPEARLVPQQGYHVDRAVLDELMLRRARSVGARIYQPAQLQEVRRLEDFGWSVTIAANERRQRLKAQFIVDAAGRRPAISGARIKDGPPLVSIHANWAPSRTIAFDGLIEAGEDAWLWYAQTGHNQAVVSVFCDPRSLRAGKADGMQAQYAGVLRQFRALRPQQLGEQSSVPQVCDATSHHAEDPVGDGYIRLGDACFSVDPLSSQGVHLALQSGLQGSIVVNTILRKPENTEAAQQFFLMRTGERIGRYTGRTKQEYARVAAIYPNAFWRARAGDASVPMAGDLDSIVESPPRAASDRVAVSPDVSLGAAPVIDGVFVQVRQVVRHPNINGDVAYVEGVDLARLLSALPQRFAYCDIPKFWRDHVPSATGDRIASWLWSKNVLVRAV; translated from the coding sequence ATGGAATTTGTCGCCGAGCATGATGTCGTGATCCTGGGGGCCGGGCAGGCGGGAGCCTCGGCCGCTATCCGGCTGGCGCAAATGGGCCTCGACGTTGGGCTGCTCGAGCGCCTTCAATTTCCGCGCGGCCATGTCGGCATCTGCATATCGGATGAAACGGTCGCGCTGATCGATTACCTCGGCCTTGGCCGCGAGTTCGACGATGCGCAGTTCTGGCGCCGCCATCTCACGGCCGTGCGGTGGGGAGACCCAGAGGCAAGGCTCGTTCCGCAACAGGGATACCATGTGGATCGCGCCGTGCTCGACGAACTCATGTTGCGCCGAGCACGTTCGGTGGGCGCGAGGATTTATCAGCCGGCTCAACTCCAGGAAGTGAGGCGGCTGGAGGATTTTGGCTGGAGCGTAACGATCGCTGCCAACGAGCGACGACAGCGCCTGAAGGCGCAATTCATCGTCGACGCAGCCGGACGGCGCCCCGCCATCTCAGGCGCGCGCATCAAGGATGGCCCACCGCTGGTATCGATCCATGCGAACTGGGCGCCTTCGAGGACGATCGCGTTCGACGGATTGATCGAAGCCGGGGAGGATGCCTGGCTCTGGTACGCCCAGACGGGGCACAATCAGGCGGTGGTATCTGTCTTCTGCGATCCGCGCAGCCTCAGAGCAGGCAAGGCAGACGGCATGCAAGCGCAGTACGCCGGCGTGCTCCGGCAATTCCGCGCTTTGCGGCCGCAGCAATTGGGAGAACAAAGTTCCGTTCCGCAAGTCTGCGATGCTACCAGTCACCACGCCGAGGATCCCGTCGGCGACGGTTACATCCGGCTCGGGGATGCGTGTTTCAGCGTCGACCCGCTTTCGTCGCAAGGCGTCCATCTGGCATTGCAGTCGGGCCTGCAAGGCTCAATCGTCGTCAATACCATCCTGAGAAAGCCGGAAAACACCGAAGCAGCCCAGCAGTTCTTTTTAATGCGGACCGGGGAGCGGATCGGTCGTTATACAGGCAGGACGAAGCAGGAATATGCGCGCGTCGCGGCCATCTATCCGAACGCATTCTGGCGCGCGCGTGCGGGCGATGCCTCCGTTCCAATGGCCGGCGACCTCGATTCAATTGTGGAATCGCCGCCGCGCGCAGCATCCGACCGGGTCGCCGTCTCGCCCGATGTCTCGCTCGGCGCAGCGCCTGTGATCGATGGCGTCTTCGTGCAGGTCCGGCAGGTCGTCAGGCACCCCAATATCAACGGTGACGTTGCTTACGTCGAGGGCGTCGATTTGGCTCGCTTGCTTTCGGCTCTGCCGCAGCGGTTCGCGTATTGCGACATTCCCAAGTTTTGGCGAGATCACGTTCCGTCGGCTACCGGCGACAGGATCGCGTCATGGCTATGGAGCAAGAACGTCCTCGTGCGCGCCGTCTAA
- a CDS encoding S8 family peptidase, which produces MAKRSTRRTGEQATATQRLGTVVRFTPQAARTGVRQLEGSGFRVASSKDFRSANAVPNDFDGADVQYFERFGIAIVRRDGERLKPMVEKAMQHKTVSSVRPERTYRALGAAGMQRAEIGRASFAGLATLDQDYLRGYRDGINELVDRLLGKDVVEGELAAVPRVDETAATWGLQATRVIGSSLTGAGIRVAVLDTGFDHTHQDFVGRAVTKKLFASRSSEDDMVGHGTHCIGTACGPMRPTTGPRYGIAYEAEIYAGKVLGDDGFGTDRSIIAGMDWALDQNCQIISMSLGATTRLGDQPSDDYEQIGQVCLDAGTLVIAAAGNDSTRPQRIAPLGSPANASTIMAVAAVDNAFRIASFSCGGMNPNQDVDIAAPGVAILSSLPGNKYDRWDGTSMATPHVSGIAALLAQSNNAFRGWALWARLLQISKPLRFPPRDIGKGFAQAPPS; this is translated from the coding sequence ATGGCGAAGCGATCGACACGCCGAACCGGTGAGCAGGCTACAGCTACGCAACGCCTCGGCACCGTGGTGCGGTTTACGCCACAGGCGGCCCGCACGGGTGTCAGACAGCTCGAAGGAAGTGGTTTTCGCGTGGCATCATCGAAGGATTTCCGCTCAGCTAACGCAGTGCCAAATGACTTCGATGGCGCTGATGTACAGTACTTCGAGCGCTTCGGAATCGCCATCGTCAGGCGGGACGGCGAACGGTTGAAGCCCATGGTGGAAAAGGCCATGCAGCATAAAACCGTAAGCTCCGTTCGGCCCGAGCGGACGTATCGCGCTCTTGGTGCAGCCGGAATGCAACGCGCCGAGATTGGGCGAGCGTCATTCGCTGGCCTCGCCACATTGGATCAGGATTACCTACGAGGCTACCGCGACGGCATTAATGAGTTGGTTGATCGCCTGCTGGGCAAGGACGTGGTGGAGGGCGAGCTGGCGGCCGTGCCGCGGGTTGACGAGACAGCGGCCACGTGGGGATTGCAAGCGACCAGAGTCATTGGCAGCAGTCTGACGGGCGCCGGCATCAGGGTCGCGGTACTCGATACCGGCTTCGATCACACTCACCAGGATTTCGTCGGTCGTGCCGTCACGAAGAAGCTGTTTGCGAGCCGCAGTAGCGAAGATGATATGGTCGGCCATGGCACACACTGCATCGGTACCGCTTGCGGTCCGATGCGTCCGACCACGGGCCCGCGCTACGGCATTGCCTACGAGGCGGAAATCTACGCCGGAAAAGTCCTGGGTGACGACGGTTTCGGCACCGATCGCTCGATCATCGCCGGCATGGATTGGGCGCTGGATCAGAACTGCCAAATCATTTCGATGTCGCTCGGCGCCACGACGCGACTTGGAGACCAGCCAAGCGACGATTACGAGCAGATCGGACAGGTCTGTCTGGACGCAGGGACACTGGTGATCGCCGCCGCCGGCAACGACAGCACACGTCCACAGCGGATCGCCCCACTCGGTTCGCCGGCAAATGCGTCCACGATTATGGCGGTGGCGGCCGTGGATAATGCCTTCCGCATTGCCTCGTTCTCGTGCGGTGGAATGAACCCCAACCAAGACGTCGACATTGCCGCACCTGGTGTTGCCATACTTTCGAGCTTACCTGGAAATAAGTACGATCGCTGGGATGGAACCAGCATGGCCACTCCCCATGTAAGTGGGATTGCAGCTTTACTTGCGCAGTCCAATAATGCATTTCGAGGCTGGGCGTTGTGGGCGCGCCTGCTCCAGATCTCCAAGCCGCTGCGGTTTCCGCCGCGTGACATTGGTAAAGGATTTGCGCAGGCGCCACCTTCGTAG